A single genomic interval of uncultured Sphaerochaeta sp. harbors:
- a CDS encoding M3 family oligoendopeptidase translates to MSALPTWDLDPIYPGCTSKEFQHDLQWVVTASRELEASFVDTKKDLKELLSTYELILDYLENLDAYSAACLTTDTANEEFMKAVSQTEEASLVVQHMQVAFLNFLATRAEEIAQRSGEGGDLEAYRFPLNELLEEQRHLMSEEMEDLASDLARSGTDAFSRLQEALSSSVYTTWDEQTEKTVIQLRNEAFNADRSIRKKAFEKELEIWKAYEVAFASSLNGVKGTTITLDARRGYPSPLDRSLMQSRIDRPILDALISTIEKNLPMFRGYLQNKAKALGLKSCAFYDLFAPVGKEEQHFSYEEAHAFIVQQFSSFDPEMGSFADQAFKNRWIDSESRKGKVGGAYDTAFPLAKQSRILSNFDFSYNGVSTLAHELGHAWHDHVVLQKSNLLRSYPMTLAETASIFSEFLVFQGALEESSKEGRLALIEHFLQDVTQVCVDILSRFYFESAVFSRRKEGDLSASAYSALMEDAQKRTYGDGLCVYHPYMWAVKGHYYSSDFSFYNYPYAFGQLFALGLWAQSKQTGTDFPASYKELLGATGSLPASEVAGLAGIDLSDVSFWQEAMDVIASYAKEFADGLSD, encoded by the coding sequence GTGAGTGCATTACCTACCTGGGATTTGGATCCCATCTATCCTGGCTGTACCAGCAAGGAATTTCAACATGACCTACAATGGGTGGTCACTGCTTCTAGAGAGCTTGAGGCAAGCTTTGTAGATACCAAAAAGGATTTGAAAGAATTATTATCTACGTATGAGCTAATCCTTGATTACCTGGAGAACCTCGATGCCTACAGTGCTGCATGCCTAACGACCGATACTGCGAATGAGGAGTTCATGAAGGCTGTTTCCCAGACTGAGGAAGCTTCTTTGGTGGTCCAACATATGCAGGTTGCTTTTCTCAACTTTCTTGCCACCAGAGCAGAGGAAATAGCCCAGCGAAGTGGGGAAGGTGGGGATCTTGAAGCTTACCGATTCCCGCTGAATGAACTCTTGGAAGAACAGCGCCATCTGATGAGCGAGGAGATGGAAGATCTTGCCAGTGACCTTGCCCGCAGTGGTACTGATGCCTTTTCCCGTTTACAGGAAGCATTGAGCAGCAGTGTTTACACTACCTGGGATGAGCAAACCGAGAAAACCGTAATCCAACTGAGAAATGAAGCCTTCAATGCTGATAGGAGTATCCGAAAAAAAGCATTCGAGAAAGAGCTGGAGATATGGAAGGCCTATGAGGTTGCCTTTGCCTCGAGTCTGAACGGAGTGAAGGGAACCACGATAACCTTGGATGCGAGGAGAGGCTATCCTTCCCCGCTTGACCGTTCCCTTATGCAGTCACGAATTGATCGCCCTATCCTTGATGCGCTGATCTCCACCATTGAAAAGAACCTGCCCATGTTCAGGGGATACCTACAGAACAAGGCCAAGGCACTGGGGTTGAAGAGCTGTGCATTCTATGACCTGTTTGCTCCGGTGGGCAAGGAAGAACAACACTTCAGCTATGAGGAGGCTCATGCATTCATCGTCCAGCAGTTCAGTTCCTTTGACCCTGAGATGGGATCCTTTGCTGACCAGGCATTCAAGAATCGATGGATTGATAGCGAGAGTAGGAAGGGTAAGGTCGGGGGAGCCTACGATACGGCTTTCCCACTGGCAAAGCAGAGTAGGATCCTCTCAAACTTTGACTTCTCCTATAACGGGGTGTCCACCCTTGCCCATGAACTGGGCCATGCCTGGCATGACCATGTGGTATTGCAGAAAAGCAATCTTCTACGTTCCTATCCGATGACCTTGGCAGAGACTGCTTCCATCTTCAGCGAGTTCCTTGTCTTCCAGGGAGCACTGGAGGAGAGCAGTAAAGAGGGAAGACTTGCACTCATCGAACACTTCCTGCAGGATGTCACGCAGGTGTGTGTCGATATCTTGAGCCGGTTTTATTTTGAGAGCGCGGTATTCAGTAGACGGAAAGAGGGAGACTTGAGCGCAAGTGCATATTCAGCCCTGATGGAAGATGCCCAGAAGAGGACATATGGGGATGGCCTGTGCGTCTACCATCCATACATGTGGGCGGTGAAAGGGCACTACTACTCGTCAGATTTCTCCTTCTATAACTATCCGTATGCGTTTGGACAGCTGTTTGCCTTGGGACTCTGGGCTCAAAGCAAACAAACAGGTACGGATTTTCCTGCTTCCTACAAGGAATTGCTTGGAGCAACCGGTAGTCTGCCTGCCTCCGAGGTGGCTGGATTGGCCGGGATTGATCTTTCTGATGTCTCTTTCTGGCAGGAAGCGATGGATGTCATTGCCTCCTATGCAAAGGAATTTGCCGATGGCTTATCAGATTGA
- a CDS encoding class I SAM-dependent RNA methyltransferase, translated as MAYQIEKLIQGGAGLTTSEEGKRILVMDVLPGELVELGDFQEKAGYIRSTLQTILHASEERITPPCPYWGVCGGCDFQYAKDESQGILKEGIVLDNIKRLGGIDSASFSTESLETGPAWGYRNRVRFHVDIAGRKVGFLGRKSKSLVPIDHCPILSEKLNALLANPERLFKAARSLMFSNKGGRSGYIEVPAFSGDDDVSLLDEVVKTTVGGHTFFVTASVFFQSNKYLLPALTSYVASHAVGDTVMDLYSGVGTFSAFLQQPGRRVIAVERQRDCLSLANRHTPDCEFYSEPVERWAKEMKGSVDTVVVDPPRVGLDASLPSLIASWKSQRIIYVSCNSVTLGRDLQRFASEGYTLTQVKVFDLYPQTFHSEVVAILDR; from the coding sequence ATGGCTTATCAGATTGAGAAGCTTATCCAGGGAGGAGCAGGTCTTACAACCAGTGAGGAAGGAAAACGGATCCTTGTCATGGATGTGCTCCCTGGTGAGTTGGTCGAGCTAGGGGACTTCCAGGAGAAGGCAGGGTATATCCGCTCAACCCTGCAAACCATCCTCCATGCAAGTGAGGAGAGGATTACCCCTCCATGTCCCTACTGGGGAGTGTGTGGGGGTTGTGATTTCCAGTACGCAAAGGATGAATCTCAGGGGATTCTAAAGGAAGGCATTGTCCTCGATAACATCAAAAGGCTTGGAGGGATTGACTCAGCTTCTTTCTCTACAGAAAGTCTTGAGACAGGCCCCGCTTGGGGGTACCGGAACAGGGTACGCTTCCATGTGGATATTGCTGGGCGCAAGGTAGGATTCCTTGGGCGAAAAAGCAAGTCCTTGGTACCTATTGATCACTGTCCTATACTCTCTGAGAAGCTCAATGCACTGCTTGCGAACCCGGAGCGACTGTTCAAGGCTGCCAGAAGCCTGATGTTCTCGAACAAGGGGGGAAGAAGCGGATACATTGAGGTTCCTGCTTTCAGTGGTGATGATGATGTCTCCTTGCTTGATGAAGTGGTCAAGACCACGGTGGGGGGGCATACCTTCTTTGTTACTGCATCGGTGTTCTTCCAGTCCAATAAGTACTTGCTTCCTGCTCTCACGAGCTATGTAGCCTCCCACGCAGTGGGGGATACCGTTATGGATCTCTATAGTGGAGTAGGAACTTTCAGTGCATTTTTACAACAACCAGGAAGACGTGTAATTGCAGTTGAGCGGCAGAGAGATTGTCTCTCCCTCGCCAATCGCCATACTCCTGATTGTGAGTTCTATAGTGAGCCGGTTGAGCGTTGGGCCAAGGAGATGAAAGGTTCTGTGGATACGGTTGTGGTCGATCCTCCCAGGGTTGGCCTTGATGCCTCACTCCCTTCCCTGATCGCTTCCTGGAAGAGCCAACGTATTATCTATGTCTCATGCAACAGTGTTACTCTGGGACGAGACTTGCAACGATTTGCCTCTGAGGGCTACACTCTTACCCAGGTGAAGGTGTTCGACCTCTATCCTCAGACGTTTCATAGTGAAGTCGTTGCTATCCTTGACCGGTAG
- a CDS encoding NAD(+) synthase yields MKDGFVKCAVASASVRVADPIHNTASIVALMRSAVEREVRLLVLPELVTTAYTCADLFLQKSLQNGAVDAIANVVEESSNSDLLVVFGSLVPLHGRLYNCAVVVQGGRILGMVPKQHLPNYLEFYEKRWFRVPSDENIEIEFLGQRTYFGTRLLFTCTNLPELVVACEVCEDLWVPRSPSTDHAVAGATVITNCSASDELVGKEEYRRSLVETQSARLLCAYLYSDAGEGESTTDLVFSPHNLIYEDGHKLAEESGVSDSLLVTEIDVQKLALERIRRQSFGYDDNAYQRIPFALEERGCSLTRKFDRNPFVPSDEQTRAARCEKILTLQSLGLKKRLEHTNAKRVIVGLSGGLDSTLALLVCVRAFDALNLPRSGILAVTMPGFGTTKRTKGNATKLAKALGVELLTISISKAVGQHFKDIGHDPAVTDVTYENSQARERTQVLMDLANKRGGLVIGTGDLSELALGWATYNGDHMSMYGVNASVPKTLVRHLVAYIAMISEPSLKKVLLDVVDTPVSPELLPAKGDGTISQVTEDLVGPYELHDFFLYQVVRFGYSPAKVYRLAKYAFADIYEPDFILGWLKTFYRRFFSQQFKRSCLPDGPKIGSVSLSPRGDWRMSSDSSVALWQQELETLAE; encoded by the coding sequence ATGAAAGACGGGTTTGTCAAATGTGCAGTTGCCTCGGCCTCCGTTCGTGTAGCGGATCCCATTCATAATACAGCATCCATTGTTGCGCTTATGCGTTCAGCAGTAGAGAGGGAAGTTCGGCTTCTCGTGCTACCTGAGCTGGTAACTACTGCCTACACCTGCGCCGATCTTTTCCTTCAGAAGTCCTTACAGAACGGAGCTGTTGATGCAATAGCCAATGTGGTGGAAGAGAGCAGTAATAGTGACCTTCTGGTGGTCTTTGGCTCTCTTGTTCCACTCCATGGACGCTTGTACAACTGTGCCGTAGTAGTCCAGGGTGGACGCATTCTTGGCATGGTCCCCAAGCAACATCTGCCAAACTATCTTGAGTTCTATGAGAAGCGTTGGTTCCGTGTTCCCTCGGATGAGAATATTGAAATAGAGTTTCTTGGTCAGCGTACCTACTTCGGTACACGCTTACTCTTTACCTGTACAAACCTTCCCGAGTTGGTGGTTGCCTGTGAAGTATGTGAAGACCTTTGGGTCCCACGCTCTCCCAGTACTGATCATGCGGTTGCTGGTGCAACGGTCATTACCAACTGTTCTGCAAGTGATGAGTTGGTCGGAAAGGAAGAGTATCGCCGTTCTCTTGTGGAGACCCAGAGTGCTCGATTGCTCTGTGCATATCTTTACAGCGATGCAGGTGAGGGTGAGTCCACTACCGATCTTGTGTTCTCTCCCCATAACCTGATTTATGAGGATGGTCATAAGCTTGCTGAAGAGAGTGGGGTGAGTGATTCACTCCTTGTAACAGAGATAGATGTCCAGAAACTTGCCTTGGAGAGAATCCGTAGGCAGAGTTTTGGCTACGATGACAATGCTTATCAACGCATACCATTTGCCCTTGAGGAGCGCGGCTGCTCATTGACTAGGAAGTTTGATAGGAATCCGTTTGTTCCCTCCGATGAGCAGACGAGGGCTGCACGTTGTGAAAAGATTCTGACCTTGCAGTCCCTTGGATTGAAGAAACGACTCGAGCACACGAATGCGAAACGGGTAATCGTGGGGCTGTCAGGAGGGTTGGACTCTACCTTGGCCTTGCTTGTCTGTGTAAGGGCTTTCGATGCCCTCAATCTTCCCAGGAGTGGGATTCTTGCCGTGACCATGCCAGGCTTCGGCACCACCAAGCGTACCAAGGGGAATGCCACCAAGCTCGCCAAAGCGCTTGGCGTGGAATTATTGACCATCTCCATCTCGAAGGCAGTAGGGCAACACTTCAAGGATATTGGTCATGACCCTGCTGTTACCGATGTCACCTATGAGAATAGCCAGGCACGTGAGCGTACCCAGGTCCTAATGGATCTTGCCAATAAGAGGGGTGGGTTGGTTATTGGAACGGGAGACCTCTCTGAGCTTGCTCTTGGTTGGGCAACGTACAACGGAGACCATATGTCGATGTACGGGGTGAATGCCTCAGTTCCGAAGACCTTGGTCAGACATCTGGTTGCCTACATTGCCATGATCAGCGAGCCTTCATTGAAGAAAGTATTGCTGGATGTTGTGGATACACCGGTTAGTCCTGAGCTGCTTCCTGCAAAGGGCGATGGAACGATCAGCCAGGTGACCGAAGATCTTGTGGGACCATATGAACTCCATGATTTCTTTCTTTACCAAGTGGTTCGATTTGGATACAGTCCCGCAAAGGTGTACAGGTTGGCCAAGTATGCGTTTGCCGATATCTATGAACCAGATTTCATCCTTGGCTGGTTGAAAACATTCTATCGGCGGTTCTTCAGTCAACAATTCAAGCGATCCTGTCTCCCTGATGGTCCGAAAATTGGATCGGTCTCCCTTTCTCCCCGTGGGGATTGGAGGATGAGTAGTGATTCCTCTGTGGCTCTCTGGCAACAAGAGTTGGAAACGCTAGCAGAGTAA
- the polA gene encoding DNA polymerase I, which translates to MDELFSSQDFDQEKLQKEAKDRPLSVPPKQEEKKRESTTLSDRKKLYIIDGYGLIYRSYYGFFRNPMQDTQGNNISAVYGFFSTVLKLIREYSPDYLVVAMDGKEKTFRHIMYEPYKATRDAAPEDLHTQVPIINNILKALKIPSITMEGYEADDIIATLSEEATRHGIDTIMFTGDKDLLQLVDEHTFALRPAKKNEKFYQLMGDNEVEAMLGIKPSQIVDYLSLLGDSSDNIPGVKGIGEKGAAKLLQQFGTLDGIYEHIKLVAPGLQKKLLEGKENAHLSKSLVVLRRDLFNVETFDTDQYLVKDVDYEAAIPLFQEIGMRTILKELGRASGGDASSFLPEKPVKKASKNGSYEAVTTVKALAELLASYEKAGKPVAFDLETTSIDEMVADVIGFSFTNEAEKAYYVPLVHEGKELLPVDEVRDLLADYLGSGKLSLIGQNFKYDYKVLVRWGVVPKRVVFDTMVAAWLLDSTSVFNMDYLAEKYLEHKTVRYSDIVPKGKLLSDIPLDQVVFYGAEDADVTFRLYEVFLELLKARGLLDLLNDIEMPLLLIIANMELAGIYLERSRIEPLSEEFEKRIDVIKEEIFSICGHSFNLNSPQQLQEVLFVEREIPTGAKTRSGFSTATEVLEPLQETYREVALILQYRMLNKLKSTYIDKLPLQINAETGRIHPSFSQTGTETGRLSCKDPNLQNIPVRTEEGRRIRSAFIPKKGYRFLSADYSQIELVVLAHMADDPGLKRAFEEGVDVHRSTASLIFDVPLDEVSSDQRRIAKTINFGVMYGMGTHSLAKDLKISHSEAKQFIDQYFQRYSGVQSFVETTRSRAEKDGYVRTLLGHVRTITEINSRSAVERAKAQRIAVNTVIQGTAADIMKLAMLRVSASIKEKGLKATLLLQIHDELVFEVPEDEVEETKHVVREALEGAAKLSIPLKTSIEVGDNWGDIH; encoded by the coding sequence ATGGATGAACTGTTTTCCAGTCAGGATTTTGATCAAGAGAAGTTGCAAAAGGAGGCAAAGGATAGGCCCCTTTCCGTACCACCTAAGCAAGAAGAAAAAAAGAGGGAGTCGACAACACTCAGCGATCGAAAGAAATTGTATATTATTGATGGCTATGGCCTGATCTACCGCTCCTACTACGGGTTTTTCAGAAATCCAATGCAGGATACCCAGGGCAACAACATATCTGCAGTATATGGATTCTTTTCCACGGTCTTGAAGTTGATACGTGAATACTCACCAGACTATCTGGTAGTTGCGATGGACGGCAAGGAGAAGACGTTTCGCCATATAATGTATGAACCCTATAAAGCAACCAGGGATGCCGCACCAGAGGACCTCCATACTCAGGTCCCCATTATCAACAACATCCTTAAGGCCTTGAAGATTCCATCCATCACAATGGAGGGGTATGAGGCCGATGACATTATCGCCACCTTGAGCGAGGAGGCGACCCGACATGGAATTGACACTATCATGTTTACCGGCGACAAGGACTTGCTCCAATTGGTGGATGAACACACCTTTGCCTTGAGACCAGCAAAGAAGAATGAAAAATTCTATCAATTGATGGGAGACAATGAAGTAGAGGCGATGCTTGGGATAAAACCCTCCCAGATAGTCGATTACCTCTCCCTGTTGGGGGACTCTTCGGATAATATCCCAGGGGTAAAGGGAATCGGGGAGAAAGGGGCTGCAAAGCTCTTGCAGCAATTTGGTACCCTTGACGGCATCTATGAACATATTAAGTTGGTTGCTCCCGGCTTACAGAAGAAGTTGTTGGAAGGAAAGGAGAACGCGCATCTAAGCAAGAGTCTGGTCGTTCTCAGGCGTGACTTATTCAATGTCGAAACCTTCGATACTGATCAGTACTTGGTCAAGGATGTAGACTATGAGGCAGCCATTCCCCTGTTCCAGGAGATTGGGATGCGGACCATACTCAAGGAACTTGGACGGGCCTCGGGAGGGGATGCCTCCTCGTTTCTTCCTGAAAAACCTGTGAAGAAAGCCTCCAAGAACGGTTCTTATGAGGCCGTGACAACTGTAAAAGCACTTGCTGAGTTGCTTGCATCATATGAGAAGGCAGGTAAACCAGTAGCATTCGATCTTGAGACAACCAGCATTGATGAGATGGTTGCAGATGTTATTGGTTTTTCATTCACCAATGAGGCAGAGAAAGCCTACTATGTTCCCTTGGTGCATGAGGGAAAGGAACTCCTGCCAGTCGATGAGGTGCGTGACTTACTTGCCGACTATCTCGGGAGTGGGAAACTCTCGCTTATCGGGCAGAATTTCAAGTACGACTACAAAGTATTGGTGCGTTGGGGAGTGGTTCCCAAACGTGTTGTCTTCGATACCATGGTTGCAGCATGGTTGTTGGATAGTACCTCGGTATTCAATATGGACTATCTTGCAGAGAAGTACCTGGAACATAAGACGGTCCGCTACAGCGATATTGTACCAAAAGGAAAATTACTGAGTGATATCCCCTTGGACCAGGTGGTGTTCTATGGTGCAGAGGATGCTGATGTGACCTTCCGCCTCTATGAGGTATTCCTGGAACTACTCAAGGCAAGAGGCTTGCTTGATTTGCTCAATGACATTGAAATGCCCTTGCTCCTGATCATTGCAAACATGGAGCTTGCGGGTATTTACTTGGAGAGAAGTCGAATAGAGCCTCTCTCCGAGGAGTTTGAGAAGCGCATTGATGTCATCAAGGAGGAGATATTCTCCATCTGTGGGCATAGCTTCAATCTGAACTCCCCACAGCAATTGCAGGAAGTGCTTTTTGTAGAGCGTGAGATTCCTACCGGTGCCAAGACCCGCTCAGGATTTTCCACTGCAACTGAAGTACTGGAGCCTTTGCAGGAGACCTACCGCGAAGTTGCCTTGATCTTGCAATACCGGATGCTCAATAAGCTCAAGAGTACCTATATCGACAAGCTTCCCCTTCAGATCAATGCTGAAACCGGTAGGATTCACCCTTCATTCAGCCAGACAGGGACTGAAACAGGAAGACTCTCATGCAAAGACCCCAATCTACAGAATATTCCTGTGAGGACCGAAGAGGGGAGAAGAATCCGTTCTGCGTTCATTCCAAAGAAAGGGTATCGATTCCTCTCTGCTGACTACTCACAGATTGAGCTTGTGGTATTGGCGCATATGGCGGATGACCCGGGACTCAAGAGAGCCTTTGAAGAGGGTGTGGACGTGCATCGTTCTACCGCGAGCTTGATCTTCGATGTTCCACTCGATGAGGTCTCTTCCGATCAACGCCGTATTGCCAAGACGATCAACTTCGGTGTCATGTATGGTATGGGAACCCATAGCCTGGCGAAGGACCTTAAGATATCACACAGCGAAGCAAAGCAGTTCATCGATCAATATTTCCAACGTTATAGTGGGGTCCAGTCCTTTGTTGAGACTACAAGGAGCCGTGCAGAGAAGGATGGCTATGTAAGGACCTTGCTTGGGCATGTGAGAACCATCACCGAGATCAACAGCAGGAGTGCCGTCGAGCGTGCGAAAGCGCAGCGTATCGCGGTAAATACTGTTATCCAGGGGACAGCGGCTGATATCATGAAGCTTGCAATGCTCCGTGTGTCTGCCTCCATCAAGGAAAAAGGACTCAAGGCCACCTTGTTGCTGCAGATTCATGATGAACTGGTATTTGAAGTACCTGAAGATGAGGTGGAAGAGACAAAACACGTAGTACGGGAGGCTCTGGAAGGAGCTGCCAAGCTCAGTATCCCGCTCAAGACCAGCATTGAGGTTGGGGACAACTGGGGAGATATACACTGA
- the coaE gene encoding dephospho-CoA kinase (Dephospho-CoA kinase (CoaE) performs the final step in coenzyme A biosynthesis.) has translation MMVIGLTGRACAGKDQYAEVFASFGCDVVDVDSLGHDALEESKDELRQVFGKTIVIDGKVDRKALGSIVFSNPQKLRELESITHPKMVETCKRLIREAREEQKPALILNAALLKRMGLESLCDHILFIKAPLLLRFFRCRGREGLSFKRFLERERAQLDIVPETDVQGLDVVVLGNHRSKTVIHRQVITYCDTIGLRISSQR, from the coding sequence ATGATGGTTATCGGGTTGACCGGTAGGGCATGTGCCGGCAAGGATCAGTATGCTGAGGTGTTTGCTTCTTTTGGATGCGATGTAGTCGACGTGGATTCCCTGGGTCATGATGCACTTGAAGAGAGCAAGGATGAACTCAGGCAGGTCTTCGGAAAAACAATCGTGATCGACGGGAAGGTCGACAGGAAAGCCCTCGGGTCAATAGTGTTCAGCAATCCACAAAAGCTGAGGGAGCTCGAGTCGATAACCCATCCAAAGATGGTTGAAACGTGTAAACGTCTAATCAGGGAGGCAAGAGAGGAGCAAAAGCCAGCACTTATTCTCAATGCTGCGCTCCTTAAGCGAATGGGCTTGGAGTCTCTCTGTGACCATATATTGTTTATCAAGGCACCGTTGCTGTTACGGTTTTTTCGATGTAGAGGGAGAGAAGGGCTATCCTTCAAACGATTTCTTGAACGAGAGAGAGCACAGTTGGATATTGTTCCAGAGACCGATGTGCAAGGCTTGGATGTGGTGGTATTGGGTAATCACCGCTCAAAGACGGTAATTCATCGACAAGTCATAACCTATTGTGATACCATAGGATTACGAATTTCATCCCAGCGATGA
- a CDS encoding MBL fold metallo-hydrolase: MIPFEVIFLGTGTSHGVPVIGCKCPVCTSSDPRDKRFRSSILIRSGDHSLLVDTTPEFRLQALRADISHLDAVLYTHDHADHFNGIDDLRVFCKDQVLPVYCQDAVKHAITDRFPYVLTGSTIAGGVPHLQLNTMKAYEAIEIGPFTVIPIPILHGKREIFAFRIGDFAYATDCSEVPPESLPYFKGLDTLVVGALRYWPHPTHYSVFEAKAFVEFVGAKRAYFTHLSHNVSHQKLEDELPSHIHVAYDTLSLTIGGYHG, translated from the coding sequence ATGATTCCATTTGAAGTAATCTTTCTCGGCACAGGAACAAGCCATGGTGTTCCTGTTATTGGTTGTAAATGCCCTGTCTGTACTTCCAGCGACCCTCGGGATAAACGTTTTCGCTCCAGTATCCTCATCAGGAGTGGGGATCACTCCCTCTTGGTGGATACCACCCCGGAGTTCCGCTTGCAAGCGCTCAGAGCGGATATTTCTCATCTTGATGCAGTGCTGTATACCCATGACCATGCAGATCATTTTAATGGAATTGATGACCTGAGGGTCTTCTGTAAGGATCAAGTGTTGCCTGTATACTGTCAGGATGCAGTAAAGCATGCAATAACTGATCGCTTTCCCTATGTGCTTACCGGGAGTACAATCGCAGGTGGGGTGCCTCATCTCCAGCTCAATACCATGAAGGCATATGAAGCGATTGAGATTGGACCCTTCACGGTGATACCCATTCCCATTCTGCACGGCAAACGGGAGATTTTTGCATTCAGGATTGGAGACTTTGCCTATGCAACCGACTGTAGTGAAGTACCGCCTGAGAGTCTTCCCTACTTTAAAGGACTCGATACCCTTGTTGTGGGTGCCTTGCGATATTGGCCGCATCCAACTCACTACAGTGTATTCGAGGCAAAGGCTTTTGTAGAATTTGTTGGCGCGAAGCGTGCCTATTTCACCCATCTCAGCCATAATGTGAGCCACCAAAAGCTGGAAGATGAACTCCCATCTCATATCCATGTGGCTTATGATACGCTCTCGTTAACCATAGGGGGATACCATGGATGA
- a CDS encoding sigma-54 dependent transcriptional regulator: protein MKILIVDDEPNIRDLMQQYLKLDGIESDCAENGLSAQRMLREEAYDAALVDLKMPGMDGLSLISWIRGEGFRMPIIMVSAHGEITDAVSALKTGAQDYIVKPFDPEELTIRLKKLVEAQHLRNLVESETRNNREDDKQIFVGESSSIKKIKEVITKIGDTTSTVLITGESGTGKEVVAREIHASSPVKGGPFVAINIGGVPENLLESELFGYEKGAFTGAATRKTGMFELASGGTLFLDEIGDMPLALQVKILRVLQDRRISRLGGTEAIPINARIIAATNKDLEQQVREGVFREDLFYRLNVVRIVIPPLRERREDIPLLAAGILRRFNRQMGHKVTGFSADALQLLCEHDFFGNVRELENILERAVIFTSGEEIQCDDLDLRGSVSLHTQAKDEPSSTPTEAKSLKDVEVDAIIRALHRWEGNRTRAAQELGISRRTLINKIAEYDLNL from the coding sequence ATGAAGATCCTCATTGTTGACGATGAACCAAATATTAGGGATTTAATGCAGCAATACCTCAAACTCGACGGTATAGAAAGTGATTGTGCAGAGAATGGGCTCTCGGCACAACGCATGCTTCGAGAAGAGGCATATGATGCTGCTCTTGTCGATCTGAAGATGCCCGGGATGGATGGTCTCTCCCTGATCAGCTGGATCAGGGGAGAAGGGTTTCGTATGCCGATCATCATGGTCAGTGCCCATGGTGAGATTACCGATGCGGTCTCTGCCTTGAAAACCGGGGCCCAGGACTACATTGTAAAACCTTTCGATCCCGAGGAGTTGACCATCCGCTTGAAGAAACTTGTGGAAGCACAACACTTGAGGAACTTGGTTGAGAGTGAGACACGAAACAACCGTGAGGATGATAAGCAGATTTTCGTAGGTGAGAGTTCCTCGATCAAGAAAATCAAGGAAGTCATCACCAAGATCGGGGATACTACCTCAACAGTTCTCATAACCGGTGAGAGTGGGACAGGAAAAGAAGTAGTGGCTCGGGAGATTCATGCTTCCAGTCCGGTCAAGGGTGGTCCCTTTGTAGCTATCAATATTGGGGGAGTGCCTGAGAACTTGCTTGAAAGTGAACTCTTTGGTTACGAAAAGGGAGCCTTTACCGGTGCTGCAACACGCAAGACCGGAATGTTTGAACTGGCAAGTGGGGGAACCCTTTTCCTGGATGAGATCGGCGATATGCCGCTCGCTCTGCAGGTGAAGATACTCAGGGTCTTGCAAGACCGTAGGATAAGCCGCCTTGGTGGTACAGAGGCAATACCTATCAATGCAAGAATCATTGCGGCTACCAACAAGGATCTTGAACAACAGGTCAGGGAAGGGGTGTTTCGTGAGGACTTGTTCTATCGGCTTAATGTGGTTCGCATCGTTATACCACCACTGAGGGAGCGCAGGGAAGATATCCCCTTGCTTGCCGCAGGAATTCTCAGGCGGTTCAACCGTCAGATGGGCCACAAGGTAACCGGTTTCTCTGCAGATGCATTGCAACTGCTTTGCGAGCATGACTTCTTCGGGAACGTCAGGGAGCTGGAGAATATTCTCGAGCGAGCTGTGATTTTTACCAGTGGAGAAGAGATCCAGTGCGATGACCTTGATCTGAGGGGATCTGTCTCCCTCCATACACAGGCCAAGGATGAGCCTTCATCAACACCAACAGAGGCAAAGAGTCTCAAGGATGTAGAAGTTGACGCAATCATCAGGGCCCTCCATCGTTGGGAGGGAAACCGCACACGAGCAGCCCAAGAGCTTGGCATAAGCCGTAGGACCCTGATCAACAAGATAGCTGAATATGATTTGAATTTATAA